One Comamonas odontotermitis genomic window, ACGCGCCTTATCGGGTTGGCGGTGGCCGATGTGACCAACCCGTTCTCGGTGGCGGTGCTGCAGGGGGCCGAGAAGGCCTGCCAGGCTGCGGGCTACCTGCTGGTGCTGTTCAACCTGGGCAATGAGGCTGGCCGCGAGCGCGATGCCATGCACGCGCTGTCGGCCTACCAGCTCGACGGCATGATCCTCAACCGCGTCGAAACCAGCGCCCAGCTGTGGCACGACGCGCAGCTGCACGGCAAACCCATCGTGCTGGTGGACCGTTTCATGGAAGGCATGGATGCCGATTTCGTGACGGTGGACAACCCCGGCGTCATCCAGCTCGCGCTCGACCATCTGCAGGCCCAGGGTTTTGACGAGGTTTTGCTGGTGACTGAGCCGATTGCAGGCGTCAGCTCCCGTACTGCCCGCCAGCAGGCGTTTTTGCGCTACTTAAGCCGTAGCAAGATGCTGCAGGGATCGGTGTGGGAGAGTACGGCCCACAATGGCCCACAACTGCAGCAGCAGCTGGCGCAATGGCGGCAGGCCGCTGTGCAGGCGGGCCGCAGGCCTGCGGTGCTGGCTGGCAATGGCGTTGCCAGCCTGCGGGCGGCGAGCGCCATCCATGCGCTGGGCTGGGTGCCCGGGCAGGAGCTGGGCGTGATCGGCATCGACGAAACCGACTGGGCACCGCTGGTGGGCCCGGGCCTCTCCACGGTGGCCCAGCCTACCGATGCGCTGGGCCAGGCCGCCGCCCAGTGCCTGATCGAGCGCATTCAGGGCAAGCACAGCCCCGCGAGGAAGATCGAGTTACCGGGCACCATCATTGTGCGCGGCTCCACCGCGTCACCAAAGCGTTGATTTTTATCAACTTCTGAAACTGTTACGTAGCATCCTAGGAAAAACCCTAGTAACCAAACCGTAACCTGCGATTACACTCCGCGCACTGAAACCGGTTTCAAAGCGACGCATCGCCATGAACTACACGTTCCAATTCGACCAGGTGCTGGCCGCCTGGCCCCAGCTTTTGCAGGGCACCTGGGTCACGATCCAGTTGTCCTTTCTGGCCATGGCCATGGGCCTCGCGGTCGCCATCGTCTGTGCGTGGGGCAAGACCTCGGGCCCGGCGCCGCTGCGCTTTGTGATCAACGCCTATATCGAGCTGATCCGCAACACGCCGTTTCTGGTGCAGCTGTTTTTCTTCTTCTTTGCGCTGCCCGCCATCGGCCTGCGCTGGTCGCCACAGACCGCCGCGCTCGTGGCGATGGTGGTGAACCTGGGCGCGTACGCGACCGAGATCATCCGCGCCGGTATCGAGTCGATTCCCAAGGGGCAGATTGAGGCAGGACTGGCGCTGGATCTCAAGCGCTGGGAGATTTTTCGCTTCGTCATCTTGAAGCCCGCGCTCAAGACGATCTACCCAGCGCTCACCAGCCAGTTCATTTTGCTGATGCTGAGCTCAGCCGTGGTGTCGGTGATCTCGGCGGATGACCTGACCTCGGTCGCCGCCAACATCCAGTCCGAAACCTTCCGCAGTTTCGAGGTGTACATCGTCGTCGCCATCATCTATCTGGCGCTGTCGCTGGCCTTCAACCTGCTGTTCAAGCTCATCTACCAGATGTTCCTGAACTACCCCGACCGTCGCTGAGGAATACAAACATGCGTACTTTTGGTTGGTCTGAGCTGTGGTTCATCGTGGAAGCGGCCAAGTGGACGGTTGCGCTGTCTGCCATCGCCTTCATCGGTGGGGCACTCGTGGGCCTTATCGTGGCGCTCTCGCGCACGTCTGACAACCGTCTGGCGCGCGGCGTCGCCACGTTCTTTACCCAGATTTTTCAGGGCACGCCGCTGCTGCTGCAGCTGTTTCTGGTGTTCTTCGGTGCGCCGATCCTGGGTTTTGAGATCAACCCCTGGGTGGCAGCTGCCGCCGCGCTGATTCTCAACAGCGGCGCGTTCCTGGGCGAAATCTGGCGCGGCTGTATCCAGGCTGTGCCGCGCGGCCAGTGGGAAGCGGCCGATGCGCTGTCCCTGTCGTACTACTGGCGCATGCGCGCCGTGGTGTTGCCGCAGGCCATGAAGATTGCCGTAGCGCCCACCGTGGGCTATCTGGTGCAGATCATCAAGGGCACGTCGCTCGCCGCCATCATCGGCTTTACCGAGGTGACGCGCGCCGGCCAGATCATCAACAACGCCACCTTCCAGCCGATGCTGGTGTTCGGGGTTGTAGGCGCCGTCTATTTCATTCTGTGCTGGCCCCTGTCGCTGTGGGCTGGCCGCCTGGAAAAGCGCCAGGCCAAGGCTCTGGCCCGGTGATTCTGCCTTCCCCTTTTTTCCTTTCCCGTTGCGTTATCCAACCCATAGGAGACATGAACATGCAACTCTCGCGCCGCACTTTCACCACCGCCGCTGCCGCCCTGGCTGCCAGCGCCCTCCTGCCCCTCAGCGCTTCGGCGCAGTCGCTGGCCGATCTCAAGAAAAAAGGCAAGATCACCATCGGCATGCTGGTGGATTTCCCTCCCTACGGCATTCTGAACAGCAGCAACCAGCCTGACGGCTACGACGCCGATGTGGCCAAGCTGCTGGCCAAGGAGTGGGGCGTGACGGCCGACATCGTGCCCGTGACCGGCCCCAACCGCATTCCCTTCCTGCTGACCAACAAGGTCGACATGCTGATCGCATCGCTGGCCATCACGCCCGAGCGCGCCAAGCAGGTGCTGTTCTCCAAGCCCTACTCGGCCGCCTCGATCGTGCTGTTCGGCAACACCAAGACCGCCATCAAGGGCCCGGAAAACCTCAAAGGCCTGCGCGTGGGCGTGGCCCGTGCCTCGACGCAGGACGTGGCCGTGACCAAGGTGGCCCCGGAAGGCACGCAGATCCGCCGCTTTGATGACGATGCCTCGGCCATGCAGGCGCTGCTGTCCGGCCAGGTGGATGCCATTGGCTGCTCCATCACCGTGGCGGCCCAGATCGCCAAGCGCGCGCCTGCTGGCCAGTTTGAGAGCAAGTTCCAGCTGCTGCAGCAGAACATGGCCGTTGCCCTGCGCCCCGGCCAGGACGAAGTGGCCAATGCCGTCAACGATTTCATCGCCAGGAACACCGCCAACGGCGAGCTGAACAAGCTGTACCAGAAGTGGCTGGGCGCTGACTTGCCAAAACTGGACTAACCCCAAAACGGACCACCCCCTGAGGCGCTGTGCGCCTTCCCCCCTGAAAGGGGGACGACAGCAACGCTGCGGGGCGGCCCTTGCTGGCTGTCTCTTATCTTGGGCGTGCCAGTGCCGCGATCATCTTAAAAAACGACTGCTTTATGACCACCTCGCAAGATCCCATCATTCGCCTGCAAGGCGTGGAGAAATGGTATGGCAACTTTCAGGTGTTGACCGATATCAACCTCGACGTGCGCGCCGGGGAACGTATCGTCATCTGCGGGCCTTCTGGGTCGGGCAAATCGACGATGATCCGCTGCATCAACCGGCTCGAAGCCATCCAGAAGGGCAGGATCACCGTTGACGGCACCGATCTGACCGGCGACAGCAAGGCGATCGACACCGTCCGCAAGGAAGTGGGCATGGTGTTCCAGCAGTTCAACCTGTTTCCACACCTGACCATTCTGGAAAACTGCATGCTGGCGCCGATGCGCTCGCGCGGCCTTTCCAAGGAGGAGGCGCAGGAGCGCGCGATGAAATACCTCACACGCGTGCGCATCCCCGACCAGGCAGGCAAGTACCCCAGCCAGCTCTCGGGCGGCCAGCAGCAGCGTGTGGCAATTGCCCGCGCGCTGTGCATGGCGCCCAAGATCATGCTGTTTGACGAGCCCACCTCGGCGCTCGACCCCGAAATGGTCAAGGAAGTGCTCGACACCATGATCGGCCTGGCCGACGACGGCATGACCATGCTGTGCGTCACCCACGAAATGGGCTTTGCCCGCAGCGTGGCCGACCGCGTGATCTTCATGGCCGACGGCAAGATCATCGAGCAGGGCCCGCCCGCCGAGTTCTTTGACAACCCCAAGCACCCCAAGACCCAGCAGTTCCTGGGCCAGATCCTCAGCAACCATTGACACCCCCTGTGGCGCTGCGGGGCGCCCTTGCCCGGTGTGCGCCGATGGGCCACGCCAGTGCCTGAGAACGTGCGAAGTTTCTGCCGACTTTTTGCTCACTTATAGATAGCTGCTAGCGCTTGATGGACGAGCGCAAACGGCCAAAATCACCAAAAACCATGGCCTTGTCTGTGCACAACGCTGGCGCGCCAGCCCTCATCTCCCTCACCTCATTCGGCAATGCCGAAGTGCGCCGCCACGGCCAGCTGTACTTTGCCCGGCTCTCCCACGCCGCTGGCGCGAGCGGGGTGGAGGTACGCGAAGAGCTGCTGATCGACGCCGCTGACGAGCTGCCCGCCATTGCCGTCTATGTGCGTGCGCAGGGCCTGGACGTCGTCTACTCCTGCCCGCAGCCGTTGTTTGCGATGGACGGCGCACTCGATACCGCCGTGCTGCAGCACGCCATTGCGGCCGCCCAGACCCTGGGCGCCAGCTGGCTCAAGATGTCGATTGGCGGCTTTGCCCGGCAATCGGTGGCGCATTCGGCCACCGGGTTTGCCGCGCTCAAAGCCGCCATTGCAGAGGCTGGCATCACCTTGCTGATCGAGAACGACCAGACCGTGGGCGCGGGCACCGTGCAGGCCTTGCAGCGCTTTTTTGCCGCTGCCGATGCGGCGGGCCTATCCCTGCCCATGACTTTTGACATGGGCAACTGGCACTACCTGGGCGAATGCGCCTTGCAAGCCGCCCAGCTGTTTGCCAGCCGCGTGGCCTATGTGCATGCCAAGGGCGTGCAGCGCCTGCCTGCGAAATGGGTGGCCGTGCCGCTGGCCGAATCAGCCGCCGCCTGGCGCGCCATTCTGCGCGCCCTGCCCGGCGATGTGCCGCGCGCCATCGAATACCCGCTGATCGGCGACGACCTGCAGGCCGTCACCCGGCACGAGTTGGCCGTGCTGCGCGACGCCACCGCCCTGCAAAACCACTGAACCGCGAAAAAACCACAAGAGACACGGCCATGACCACCAAAACCTTCGACATCGCGACCTTCGGCGAAGCC contains:
- a CDS encoding LacI family DNA-binding transcriptional regulator; the encoded protein is MSDSVQRPASSPPRPKARATIADVAQAAQVSKASVSRYLNGRIDILAPDMAERVQQAIAQLNYRPSPMAQALKHGRTRLIGLAVADVTNPFSVAVLQGAEKACQAAGYLLVLFNLGNEAGRERDAMHALSAYQLDGMILNRVETSAQLWHDAQLHGKPIVLVDRFMEGMDADFVTVDNPGVIQLALDHLQAQGFDEVLLVTEPIAGVSSRTARQQAFLRYLSRSKMLQGSVWESTAHNGPQLQQQLAQWRQAAVQAGRRPAVLAGNGVASLRAASAIHALGWVPGQELGVIGIDETDWAPLVGPGLSTVAQPTDALGQAAAQCLIERIQGKHSPARKIELPGTIIVRGSTASPKR
- a CDS encoding amino acid ABC transporter permease — translated: MNYTFQFDQVLAAWPQLLQGTWVTIQLSFLAMAMGLAVAIVCAWGKTSGPAPLRFVINAYIELIRNTPFLVQLFFFFFALPAIGLRWSPQTAALVAMVVNLGAYATEIIRAGIESIPKGQIEAGLALDLKRWEIFRFVILKPALKTIYPALTSQFILLMLSSAVVSVISADDLTSVAANIQSETFRSFEVYIVVAIIYLALSLAFNLLFKLIYQMFLNYPDRR
- a CDS encoding amino acid ABC transporter permease, giving the protein MRTFGWSELWFIVEAAKWTVALSAIAFIGGALVGLIVALSRTSDNRLARGVATFFTQIFQGTPLLLQLFLVFFGAPILGFEINPWVAAAAALILNSGAFLGEIWRGCIQAVPRGQWEAADALSLSYYWRMRAVVLPQAMKIAVAPTVGYLVQIIKGTSLAAIIGFTEVTRAGQIINNATFQPMLVFGVVGAVYFILCWPLSLWAGRLEKRQAKALAR
- a CDS encoding transporter substrate-binding domain-containing protein, which encodes MNMQLSRRTFTTAAAALAASALLPLSASAQSLADLKKKGKITIGMLVDFPPYGILNSSNQPDGYDADVAKLLAKEWGVTADIVPVTGPNRIPFLLTNKVDMLIASLAITPERAKQVLFSKPYSAASIVLFGNTKTAIKGPENLKGLRVGVARASTQDVAVTKVAPEGTQIRRFDDDASAMQALLSGQVDAIGCSITVAAQIAKRAPAGQFESKFQLLQQNMAVALRPGQDEVANAVNDFIARNTANGELNKLYQKWLGADLPKLD
- a CDS encoding amino acid ABC transporter ATP-binding protein, translating into MTTSQDPIIRLQGVEKWYGNFQVLTDINLDVRAGERIVICGPSGSGKSTMIRCINRLEAIQKGRITVDGTDLTGDSKAIDTVRKEVGMVFQQFNLFPHLTILENCMLAPMRSRGLSKEEAQERAMKYLTRVRIPDQAGKYPSQLSGGQQQRVAIARALCMAPKIMLFDEPTSALDPEMVKEVLDTMIGLADDGMTMLCVTHEMGFARSVADRVIFMADGKIIEQGPPAEFFDNPKHPKTQQFLGQILSNH
- a CDS encoding sugar phosphate isomerase/epimerase family protein: MALSVHNAGAPALISLTSFGNAEVRRHGQLYFARLSHAAGASGVEVREELLIDAADELPAIAVYVRAQGLDVVYSCPQPLFAMDGALDTAVLQHAIAAAQTLGASWLKMSIGGFARQSVAHSATGFAALKAAIAEAGITLLIENDQTVGAGTVQALQRFFAAADAAGLSLPMTFDMGNWHYLGECALQAAQLFASRVAYVHAKGVQRLPAKWVAVPLAESAAAWRAILRALPGDVPRAIEYPLIGDDLQAVTRHELAVLRDATALQNH